A section of the Flavobacterium sp. CG_23.5 genome encodes:
- the murB gene encoding UDP-N-acetylmuramate dehydrogenase, producing MEIQYNFSLKKYNTFGIEAKAKQFVAVHSIDELKHILEENKAQKKFILGGGSNMLLTQDIDALVIHIDLKGKKIIKENDDFVWVESQAGENWHELVLWTIDQNFGGMENMSLIPGNVGTTPVQNIGAYGTEIKDTFVSCEAMNIETQEIKTVVKDDCHFGYRESVFKNEAKNQYVITSVVFKLTKRNHKINISYGDITAELAKNHITNPSLKDVSNAVIAIRKSKLPDPKELGNSGSFFKNPILLKSDFEKIHQQFPEMKYYDVSPTEVKVPAGWLIEQAGFKGKRFGDAGIHKNQALVLVNYGNATGQEILNVSKNIQETIFKTFGIHIEAEVNVI from the coding sequence ATGGAAATACAATATAATTTCTCTTTAAAAAAATACAATACATTTGGCATTGAAGCCAAAGCAAAACAGTTCGTCGCCGTTCATTCTATTGACGAATTGAAACATATTTTAGAAGAAAACAAAGCACAGAAAAAATTTATTTTGGGTGGCGGAAGCAATATGCTTTTGACACAGGACATTGACGCACTGGTTATTCATATTGATTTGAAAGGAAAAAAAATTATCAAAGAAAATGATGATTTTGTCTGGGTCGAAAGTCAAGCTGGAGAAAACTGGCATGAATTGGTTCTTTGGACAATCGACCAAAATTTTGGCGGAATGGAAAACATGTCTTTAATTCCCGGAAATGTGGGTACCACTCCCGTTCAAAACATCGGTGCTTATGGTACTGAAATCAAAGATACTTTTGTTTCCTGCGAAGCAATGAATATAGAAACTCAAGAAATTAAAACCGTCGTGAAAGACGATTGTCATTTTGGTTACAGAGAAAGTGTGTTCAAAAACGAGGCGAAAAATCAATATGTTATTACTTCTGTTGTTTTCAAATTGACAAAACGCAATCATAAGATCAATATTTCTTACGGCGACATTACAGCTGAATTGGCAAAAAACCACATCACAAATCCAAGTTTAAAGGACGTGAGCAATGCGGTGATAGCAATTCGTAAAAGCAAATTACCCGATCCAAAAGAACTGGGAAATAGCGGTAGTTTCTTTAAAAACCCTATTCTCTTAAAATCTGATTTCGAAAAAATTCATCAACAATTTCCAGAAATGAAATATTATGATGTTTCCCCAACGGAAGTAAAAGTTCCCGCTGGCTGGTTGATCGAACAAGCCGGTTTCAAAGGAAAACGTTTTGGTGATGCCGGAATACATAAAAATCAAGCATTGGTTTTAGTCAATTACGGCAATGCAACGGGACAAGAGATTTTGAATGTTTCAAAGAATATTCAGGAGACTATTTTTAAGACTTTTGGAATTCATATTGAAGCCGAAGTAAATGTGATATAG
- a CDS encoding FMN-binding negative transcriptional regulator, producing the protein MYIPDIYKNENQEDITAFLKQNSFGILINQTNGKLWATHIPLELQTNKEGKTILEGHISKENPQWQGFTENDQILAVFSGPHSYISPSWYDHENVPTWNYIAVHVYGRIKIIEGDAVIESLKKLVDKYEQNSENPVRIEDLSQKTMMQSRGIVAFEIEIDEIQATKKMSQNRDDKNYQNIISELEKTNINQSIAVANEMKKCPR; encoded by the coding sequence ATGTACATCCCAGATATTTACAAAAACGAAAATCAAGAAGACATAACTGCTTTCTTGAAACAAAATAGTTTTGGCATTCTAATCAATCAAACTAATGGAAAATTGTGGGCGACTCACATTCCGTTAGAACTGCAAACGAATAAAGAAGGTAAAACAATTTTAGAAGGACATATATCTAAAGAAAATCCGCAATGGCAAGGTTTCACGGAAAACGACCAAATATTAGCCGTTTTTTCGGGACCACATTCTTACATCTCTCCTTCGTGGTACGATCACGAAAATGTCCCAACATGGAATTATATTGCGGTTCATGTTTACGGAAGAATAAAAATTATTGAAGGCGATGCAGTAATCGAATCGCTGAAAAAACTAGTCGATAAATACGAACAGAATTCGGAAAACCCGGTTCGCATAGAAGATTTATCCCAGAAAACGATGATGCAAAGTCGCGGAATTGTCGCTTTTGAAATCGAAATTGATGAGATTCAAGCCACAAAAAAAATGTCTCAAAATCGTGATGATAAAAACTATCAAAATATCATTTCTGAGTTGGAAAAAACCAACATAAATCAGTCCATTGCTGTCGCAAATGAAATGAAGAAATGCCCCCGATAA
- a CDS encoding glycosyltransferase → MLIIILYFFIFIVAVQILYYLVIFGKFSFAKAQKITPKRIPISVIVCAKNEEENVTNFIPLLAEQNYPDFEIVLIDDASSDDTLALFEGFEKQYPNVRLVKVQNNEAFWGNKKYALTLGIKAAKKEYLLFTDADCYPTSKEWITAMSSQFTMQKTIVLGYGKYEKVANSFLNKIIRFETLLTAIQYFSWAKIGHPYMGVGRNLAYKKEEFFSANGFIEHMQVRSGDDDLFINQVANARNTAVSYTPESFTYSKPKTTYKDWIIQKRRHIATANYYKKFDKFQLGVFYCSQLLFILLTILLLAFQFQWIIVLSLFGLRYLVSWIVIGFSAGKLKEKDVVYWYPIIELVLIVTQINIFITNTFSKPVHWK, encoded by the coding sequence ATGCTTATTATTATTCTTTACTTTTTTATTTTTATTGTTGCCGTTCAGATTTTGTATTACTTGGTTATTTTTGGAAAATTTTCTTTCGCAAAAGCGCAAAAGATAACACCCAAAAGAATTCCGATATCGGTTATTGTTTGTGCCAAAAACGAAGAAGAAAACGTAACAAATTTTATTCCGTTACTAGCTGAACAAAATTATCCTGATTTTGAAATTGTCTTAATTGACGATGCTTCGAGCGACGATACATTGGCTCTTTTTGAAGGTTTTGAAAAACAATATCCAAATGTACGTTTGGTGAAAGTGCAAAACAACGAAGCCTTTTGGGGCAACAAAAAATACGCATTGACTTTAGGAATCAAAGCTGCAAAAAAAGAATATTTATTATTCACTGATGCCGACTGCTATCCAACATCAAAAGAATGGATTACAGCGATGAGCTCTCAATTTACGATGCAAAAAACAATTGTTTTGGGTTATGGTAAATATGAAAAAGTAGCTAATTCTTTTTTGAATAAAATCATTCGTTTTGAAACTTTGCTCACCGCCATTCAATATTTTTCTTGGGCAAAAATAGGTCATCCATATATGGGCGTGGGTAGAAACCTAGCGTATAAAAAAGAAGAGTTTTTCAGTGCCAATGGTTTTATTGAGCACATGCAAGTTCGTTCCGGTGATGATGATTTGTTCATTAATCAAGTCGCAAATGCGAGAAACACAGCCGTTTCCTATACACCCGAAAGTTTCACTTATTCTAAACCAAAAACGACTTACAAAGACTGGATTATACAAAAAAGAAGACATATTGCTACAGCAAACTATTACAAGAAATTCGATAAATTTCAATTAGGCGTTTTCTATTGTTCGCAACTACTTTTTATTTTACTTACGATACTATTACTGGCCTTTCAGTTTCAATGGATAATAGTACTAAGTTTATTTGGTTTACGTTATTTAGTATCTTGGATTGTTATTGGATTTTCGGCCGGGAAATTAAAAGAAAAAGATGTGGTATATTGGTATCCAATAATCGAATTAGTACTTATAGTCACGCAAATTAATATCTTTATAACAAATACATTCTCAAAACCGGTACATTGGAAATAA
- a CDS encoding RNA polymerase sigma factor — protein sequence MEINKQIEKAKQGDQVAFTFLLDYYWNEVYGFMLKRTENETNAEDITIETFSKAFDKIATYNSEFQFNTWLIAIAKNVHIDLLRKKKSSLFVEITDEQDQQAYNIADTTPSAEDELITEQNLSQLLQFIKELKPHYQEVIQLRYFQEMSYQEIANKIDEPLSNVKIKLLRAKKLLAEIIQNKR from the coding sequence TTGGAAATAAACAAACAAATAGAAAAAGCAAAACAAGGTGACCAAGTTGCCTTCACTTTTCTATTGGATTATTATTGGAATGAAGTGTATGGTTTCATGCTTAAACGCACTGAAAATGAAACCAATGCCGAAGATATTACTATCGAGACGTTTTCCAAAGCCTTTGACAAAATAGCCACTTATAATTCGGAATTTCAGTTTAATACTTGGCTTATTGCTATTGCAAAAAACGTTCACATCGATTTATTGCGAAAAAAGAAATCGAGTCTTTTTGTCGAAATTACAGATGAACAAGACCAGCAAGCCTACAATATTGCTGATACGACTCCATCGGCAGAAGATGAATTGATTACAGAGCAAAACCTTTCACAGTTACTACAATTCATCAAAGAATTAAAACCGCATTATCAGGAAGTAATTCAACTTCGCTATTTTCAGGAAATGAGTTATCAGGAAATCGCCAATAAAATTGACGAACCTTTGAGTAATGTAAAGATCAAACTGCTTCGCGCCAAGAAACTATTGGCAGAAATTATTCAGAATAAAAGATAG
- a CDS encoding energy transducer TonB, translating into MSKLSIYETSWLNLVFEHRNKEYGAYKLRQESTKTSLFALFMGLLLLASALSIPLVINHFYPDNRITIPIPEFMTPIEIIEIAPNEIKKIDKPILPEVKTANTAIPIESKQLVNPIIVEASQASPEIIKNTQNTSTASAITDGTAVVGINATSAAGTATENASAGDPGDTVVASVALDKLPEFPGGINKFYSYVGNNFEKPEIEGVNVIRVYVSFVIEKDGAMTDIQVKNDPGYGLGKEAIRVLKSLRTKWSPGMVGSKAVRTAYNLPITVQMN; encoded by the coding sequence ATGTCAAAATTAAGCATCTACGAAACCAGCTGGTTAAACCTTGTTTTCGAGCACAGAAACAAAGAATATGGAGCGTATAAATTACGTCAGGAAAGCACTAAAACATCCCTATTTGCACTTTTTATGGGACTATTATTATTAGCTTCCGCATTGAGTATTCCTCTTGTTATTAATCATTTTTATCCAGACAACAGGATCACAATTCCTATTCCCGAATTTATGACACCGATTGAAATAATCGAAATAGCACCAAATGAAATTAAGAAAATAGACAAGCCGATTCTTCCTGAAGTTAAAACGGCAAATACAGCAATACCAATTGAAAGCAAACAACTTGTCAATCCAATTATTGTTGAAGCATCACAAGCTAGTCCAGAAATTATAAAAAATACACAAAACACAAGTACAGCAAGCGCAATTACCGATGGTACAGCAGTCGTGGGAATAAATGCAACCTCTGCAGCGGGAACGGCAACAGAAAATGCAAGTGCTGGCGATCCGGGAGATACTGTCGTGGCCAGTGTTGCGCTTGACAAACTTCCAGAATTTCCAGGAGGCATCAATAAATTTTACTCGTATGTTGGAAATAATTTTGAAAAACCAGAAATCGAAGGCGTAAACGTCATTCGTGTTTATGTATCGTTTGTCATTGAAAAAGATGGTGCCATGACGGATATTCAGGTGAAAAATGATCCAGGTTACGGTTTAGGTAAAGAAGCCATTCGAGTATTGAAATCGTTGCGAACAAAATGGTCTCCGGGAATGGTTGGTTCAAAAGCGGTCCGAACTGCCTACAACTTGCCCATTACGGTACAGATGAATTAA
- the lipA gene encoding lipoyl synthase, with protein sequence METVLENTLPIGKPKWLKVKLPIGQKYTELRGLVDKYSLNTICTSGSCPNMGECWGEGTATFMILGNVCTRSCGFCGVKTGRPETVDWDEPEKVARSIKIMNIKHAVVTSVDRDDLKDGGSIIWIETVKAIRRMNPNTTLETLIPDFQGIERNIDRIIEANPEVVSHNVETVRRLTREVRIQAKYDRSLEVLRYLKEKGIRRTKSGIMLGLGEKEEEVFQTMRDLREANVDIVTIGQYLQPSKKHLPVKEFITPDQFEIYEKFGLELGFRHVESGPLVRSSYKAQKHIL encoded by the coding sequence ATGGAAACTGTTTTAGAAAATACTTTACCGATAGGAAAACCGAAATGGTTGAAGGTAAAACTCCCAATTGGCCAAAAATATACAGAGCTTCGTGGCTTAGTTGATAAATATAGTCTTAATACGATTTGTACCTCAGGAAGCTGTCCAAATATGGGCGAATGCTGGGGAGAAGGAACGGCAACGTTTATGATTTTAGGAAATGTGTGTACGCGTTCTTGTGGTTTTTGTGGTGTAAAAACCGGAAGGCCTGAAACCGTAGACTGGGATGAGCCAGAAAAAGTGGCACGTTCTATAAAAATCATGAATATTAAACATGCTGTAGTTACCAGCGTGGATAGAGATGATTTGAAAGATGGTGGTTCCATTATTTGGATTGAAACCGTTAAAGCTATTCGTAGAATGAATCCCAACACTACTTTGGAAACTTTGATTCCTGATTTTCAAGGTATCGAAAGAAATATTGATCGAATTATAGAAGCCAATCCCGAAGTAGTTTCGCATAATGTAGAAACCGTTCGCAGGCTGACTCGTGAAGTACGTATTCAGGCAAAATATGACCGAAGTTTAGAAGTTTTGAGATACTTGAAAGAGAAAGGTATTCGCAGAACTAAATCTGGAATTATGCTTGGACTTGGCGAAAAAGAAGAGGAAGTTTTTCAAACGATGAGAGATTTGCGTGAAGCTAATGTCGATATTGTAACGATAGGTCAATACTTGCAACCCAGTAAAAAACATTTGCCTGTAAAAGAATTTATAACGCCAGATCAATTTGAGATATATGAGAAATTTGGGTTGGAATTGGGTTTTCGTCATGTAGAAAGCGGCCCATTAGTTCGCTCTTCTTACAAAGCTCAAAAACACATATTATAG